Within the Pseudomonas fulva genome, the region CGCCGGGCAATCCGGCGCGGTGCTTTACTTGCGGTTTTTACCCACCATCATCTTCCAGCGGTTGCGGTTGAGCAGCACGTAGCCGGTGAGCTGCATGCCCGCGGCGATCACCAGGCTGCGGGTCAGGTCCGGGTCGGCGGGGCGTGGGCCGTTGTAGATCTGGTACAGGGCGTACAGCACGCCGATCAGGCCGAGAATGAAGAACACCAGGCCGAGAATGGTCAGGCGGTGAAGCTTGCGTGGCAGCATGGCAGCACATCGTCATGGAGAGCGGGGCGGCCAAACTAACTCGGAATCCGCACCGGCGCCAGCCACTCTGGCCTATCAAGTGTGCGCGGATGGGCTAGATTGATTGGCAGGCATCCATCTGTTCGCCGAGTCGCCATGCTGAAGAAAATCCCCACCCACGCCGTGCGCATCGGCATGTTCATCCAGGGCTTCGATGGCAACTGGCTGTCGCACCCGTTCTGGAAAAGCCGCTTCGTCATCGACGACGCCGAGGATCTGGCCCGTGTGCGCCAGAGCGGTGTCAGCGGTGTGTGGATCGATACCAGCAAGGGGCTGGACCTCCCCGGCCCTACCAGCGCCGCGCCGCCGCCTGCACCGGCCGTTGCCGAGGCACCGTCGGTGGTGGCCGCCGTGCCGGTGCACAGCTGCAGCGTGCGCGACGAGTTGCAGCGCGCCGCCAAGCTGATCAAGCGCTCGAAGAAGGCGGTCACCGAGCTGTTCCAGGAGGCGCGCCTGGGCAACGCCATCAACGTCGAGGGTTGCATGCCGCTGGTCGCCGATATCAGCGAGTCGCTGGCGCGCAACAGCTCGGCGCTGCTCGGCCTGGCGCGGCTCAAGCACAAGGATGAATACACCTACCTGCATTCGGTGGCGGTGTGTGCGCTGATGCTGTCGCTGGCCCGGCAACTGGGCCTGGACGAGGAGCACGCCCGGGAAGCCGGCCTGGCCGGGCTGCTCCACGACGTCGGCAAGATGGCCATGCCCCTGGAGGTGCTGAACAAGCCCGGCAGCCTGACCGATGCCGAGTTCGCCATCATGCGCAGCCATCCCGAGCGCGGCCACGCCATGCTGCTGGCGGCCGGCTCGCTGCCCGAGTCGACGCTGGACGTCTGCCTGCATCACCACGAAAAGTACGACGGCAGCGGTTATCCCGGCCACCTCGCCGGGGAGGGCATCAGCCTGCTGGCGCGGATGGGCGCGGTGTGCGACGTATACGACGCCATCACCTCCAACCGCCCCTACAAGCATGCCTGGAACCCGGCCGAGTCCCTGGCGCGCATGGCGCAGTGGACGGGCCACTTCGACACCCGGGTGTTCCATGCCCTGGTGCGCACGGTGGGGATCTACCCGCTGGGTTCGCTGGTGCGTTTGGAGTCCGGGCGGCTTGGCGTGGTGGTCGACCTGCTGCCGGATAAGCTGACCACCCCGGTGGTGCGGGTGTTCTTCTCGGCGAAGAACAGGGCGGCCATCGTGCAGCAGGAGTTGGACCTTTCCCGGCCGGGGGTCAATGACCGCATCGCCAGCCGCGAGGACCCGGCCGAGTGGGGCTTCAGCAACCTCGACGACTTCTGGCGCTAGGCCCTGTGCGAACCGTAGCGGCGTTCGCAGCCCCTCGTTCAGGCCTGCGCGGCCAAGGGCAGCTGCACGATAAACCGCGTGCCGTTCCCCGCAGGCACGCAGCGCGCCTGGCCGCCATGGGCCTGGGCGATGGCCCTGACCACCGCCAGGCCCAGGCCGCTGCCGCCGCTGTGGCGCGAACGGGAGGGCTCGCCGCGGCGGAACGCCTCGAACACCTGGGCAGCCAGTTCGGCGTCGATGCCCGGGCCGTTGTCCGTGACGCTCAGTTGGTAGCCGTCAGCCGCCACGCCGGCCTCGATGCGCAGCACGCCGGGGTCGGCATGGGCCAGGGCATTTTCCAGCAGGGCGCCCAGCGCCTGGCGCAGGCGAAATTCGTCGCAGACCACGCAGGTTTTCTCATCCAGCTGCAACTGCAGCGCGAAGCCGCGGGCCTGCAAGCGGCTGGCGAAGGCCTGTACGGTGGCCGCGATGCCTTCGGCGGGGCAGGTGGTCGCGAGGTCGAGCTGCAGGTGGTCGCTGTCATTGAGGCTCAGCACGCGCAGGTCTTCGATCAGCCGGCCAAGCCCCTCGACCTGGCGCAGCAGCCCTTCGAAGGTCTCGGTGCTGGGTGGGAACACGCCTTCGGCCAGGCCTTGCAGGCGCCCGCGCAGGATGGTCACCGGAGTGCGCAGCTCGTGGGCCACCGCAGCGTTCCAGAACTGCTGTTCGCGGGTCACGCTCTGCAGGCGCTCGGCCATGGCGTTGAAGTCGCGCACCAGCTGGCCGGTTTCGCCGAGCGCCCGGTCATCCGGCGCGGCACGGGCCTGCAGGTTGCCCTGGGCGATTTCCCGCAGGCTGTGGGCCACCGAGTTGAGCGGGGTGAGAATGCGCCGTGACAGGCGGACGCCCACGTAGCCGGCGATGCCCAGCGCCGCCAGGAGGGTGCCGACCATCCACAGCAGCTCGATGCCGGACGGCACCCAGGTTTCCGAAATGCTGCCGGGCGCGAGGGTCGAGGCCACGGCGTAGAACGCGTAGCTGCCGACGATCGACAGCAGGATCACGCCCGCCGCCATGATGCTCAGTGACAGCAGAATCTGCCGGCGCAGGCTCACCGCGCCGCTCATGTGCCGCTCCCGAAGCGATAGCCGACGCCACGTACGCTCACCGGCGTGCCGTGGATGCCGATGCTTTCCAGCTTGCGGCGCAGCTTGCTGATATGGCTGTCCACGGTGCGTTCCTGGGTGTCGCCTTCGGGGAGGCAGCCGACCAGCAGTTCGGCGCGGCTGAACACCCGCCTGGGGGTGCGCATCAGGGTGACCAGGATCTTGAACTCGGTCAGGGTCAGGTCGAGGGGGTATTGCCTGTCGTCGCAGCTGACCGTGGCCTCGTGGTGATCCAGGTCGACCTGGAACTGGCCGACGCGCAGCAGGCGGCTGCCGGCCGCACCAGTGGCCTTGGCGCGGCGCAATACGGCGCTGACCCGAGCCACCACCTCGGCCGGGTTGAAGGGCTTGACCACGTAGTCGTCGGCACCGATGCGCAGGCCCATCAGCTTGTCGATGTCCTGGTCCAGGGCGGTGAGCATGATCACCGGGGTGTCGCCACGGTGGCGGATTTCGGCGAGCACCTGCCAGCCGTCCAGGCGCGGCATCTGCACGTCGAGCAGCACCAGATCGGGCTTGAGCGTCTGGTGCTGGGCCAGGGCCTCCTGGCCGTCCCGGG harbors:
- a CDS encoding HD-GYP domain-containing protein → MLKKIPTHAVRIGMFIQGFDGNWLSHPFWKSRFVIDDAEDLARVRQSGVSGVWIDTSKGLDLPGPTSAAPPPAPAVAEAPSVVAAVPVHSCSVRDELQRAAKLIKRSKKAVTELFQEARLGNAINVEGCMPLVADISESLARNSSALLGLARLKHKDEYTYLHSVAVCALMLSLARQLGLDEEHAREAGLAGLLHDVGKMAMPLEVLNKPGSLTDAEFAIMRSHPERGHAMLLAAGSLPESTLDVCLHHHEKYDGSGYPGHLAGEGISLLARMGAVCDVYDAITSNRPYKHAWNPAESLARMAQWTGHFDTRVFHALVRTVGIYPLGSLVRLESGRLGVVVDLLPDKLTTPVVRVFFSAKNRAAIVQQELDLSRPGVNDRIASREDPAEWGFSNLDDFWR
- a CDS encoding ATP-binding protein, translated to MSGAVSLRRQILLSLSIMAAGVILLSIVGSYAFYAVASTLAPGSISETWVPSGIELLWMVGTLLAALGIAGYVGVRLSRRILTPLNSVAHSLREIAQGNLQARAAPDDRALGETGQLVRDFNAMAERLQSVTREQQFWNAAVAHELRTPVTILRGRLQGLAEGVFPPSTETFEGLLRQVEGLGRLIEDLRVLSLNDSDHLQLDLATTCPAEGIAATVQAFASRLQARGFALQLQLDEKTCVVCDEFRLRQALGALLENALAHADPGVLRIEAGVAADGYQLSVTDNGPGIDAELAAQVFEAFRRGEPSRSRHSGGSGLGLAVVRAIAQAHGGQARCVPAGNGTRFIVQLPLAAQA
- a CDS encoding response regulator: MTLPPAATPRQDALILIAEDESEIAEILAAYLQRGGLRSVHARDGQEALAQHQTLKPDLVLLDVQMPRLDGWQVLAEIRHRGDTPVIMLTALDQDIDKLMGLRIGADDYVVKPFNPAEVVARVSAVLRRAKATGAAGSRLLRVGQFQVDLDHHEATVSCDDRQYPLDLTLTEFKILVTLMRTPRRVFSRAELLVGCLPEGDTQERTVDSHISKLRRKLESIGIHGTPVSVRGVGYRFGSGT